The genome window CTAGTGGGCGACGTGATCATGCCGATAGTCGGCGTACTGACGGGCGGCGTAAATTTTACGGATTTAAAATTTACGCTAAAAGACGCGGTCGGTGATACGGCTGCCGTAACCGTAAACTACGGCTCGTTTATACAAACGATGGTCGATTTTACGATTATCGCGTTTTGTATTTTCTGCGTCGTTAAGGCTATAAATTCGCTCAAAAAACCAAAAGCGGAGGAGCCAAAAGCCCAGGAGCCTGCGCCGGTGCCTGAGGATATAGCGCTTCTAACCGAAATCAGAGATCTTTTAAAAAATAAATAAGAACGCAAATGCTAGAGCAAATCCCGTTTTTTCAGGAGCTAAACGAGGCTGAACTAAAAAGACTAGAAAATATCAGCATCCTAAAAAAATATAAAAAAGGCGAGTTTTTATTTATGGAGGGCGAGGAGTCAAAGTGGCTCCACCTCCTCATAAAAGGCTCTCTCAAGCTCTATAAAATCGGCCCTAAAGGCAAAGAGATTTTTATGCATCAGTTTAACGGGATTAGCTTCGTAGCCGAGCTTGCCAACTTTGAAAATATCAAATTTCCGGCGACGGCGATATTTTTAACCGGCGGCGAGGTACTAAAAATCGACTACGATAAATTTTACGCCGAGTTTTTATCAAACCCGCGCGTATCGCTACAAATAATCAAATCGCTCTCGCAAAAGCTAAAAATCGCAAGCGAGCTGATACACCAAGAACTTGTGCTAAACTCCGAGGCCAAGGTCGCGAGCTTTCTCGTTAACCACGCCGATCTTTTTAACGAGCTAAAACACATCAAAATCGCTTCCATCCTCAACATCACTCCGGAAACGTTTTCAAGGATATTGGCGAAATTTAAAACCCAAAATTTGATTGAACTAGACGCAAATAATAAAATCGTAAATATCGCTACAAGCGAACTTTTGGAGATGTTTGAGGGATAAATTCGGCTTGCCGATTTCATAAATTTAACTCAAATTTTACTTCGCAACCAATCCGCTAGAATTTTAGAAATTTGATCAAATTTGACGGCATTTAACGCCGAATTTAAACGCGGAATTTTAATTTTTCTTCTTTTGTGCAGCCTCGGTATCTGCTAGCGAGGTGATTTCGTATTTTTTATCGATATAGCCCATTTCTAGTAGCTTATTAAAGATTTTAGCCGTGAGAGGTCCGGCAGCCAGACCGCCGTGTCCGCCGTGCTCGATGATAACGGTAACGGCATAACGAGGCTCCTCGTATGGTCCGTAAGTCGTGACCCATGCGTGCGAGCGGCGTAGATACTCCATATCCTCTTCTTTCATACGCTTTTTTTCAGCCTGTGAGATGCCCACGACCTGCGCGGTACCCGTTTTTGCCGCTAGCGTTATCTTTGCCTCTTTAAAATATTTATGCGCGGTGCCTTTTTTATGATTTACGACCTCATACATCGCCTTTTGGATGTACGGGAGTTGCTTTTTCTCAAACGGCGTAAGGATATCGTCCTCCGGCTCAAATTTAACCTCCTCGCCGTTTACGCTGCGTAAAAAATGCGGGACGATATTTTTCCCCGTAGCCAGGATGCCCGTATAGCGCACCACCTGCATCGGCGTCACGAGGAAGTTGCCCTGTCCGATCGAGGTGATTAGCGTCTCGCCCTGATACCACGGCTGAGCGTATTTTTGCATCTTCCACTCGCGTCCTGGCACGATACCGACAAATTCGTTAGGTAGATCCACTCCGCTTTTTTGCCCAAAACCCAACCGCTCTAAAACCGGGGTTATAGCGTCGATACCGACCTTTAAGCTGCCTTTATAAAAATAATCGTCGCAGCTCTCTCGGATGGCCGAGTTCATATCCATAAAACCGTGTCCATAGACGTTCCAGCAGCGGAAATTTCGTCCTCCAAGCTCAAATGAGCCAGAGCAAAAATACCCATCGGAGCGGCTCATCTTGCCGGTGTCTAAAAACGCCATCGCCACGCCCATTTTTATAACCGAGCCCGGCGGATAAAGGCCGTTTACGAGCTTGTTCGTAAAGGGATGATCGATACTTTTAACAAGCTCGTCCCATTTAGCCTGCGATAACCCCGTAACAAACGGATTTAGATCATACTCGGGGAAGCTGCCAGCAGCCAGTATCGAGCCGTCTTTCACGTCCATAACGATGATGACGCCCGCGTTATCGCCGAAAATTTCCTCGATGTATTTTTGCATCTCAAGGTCGATCGTAAGCGATATATCCGAGCTTTGCGGGTAGCTCACGGATATCTCCTCGACCTCCTGATTTAGCGCGTTTACTTTTACCTTTCGCACGCCCTCTTGCCCCTGCAAGACGGAGTTATAAAAGCGCTCCGTGCCGCTTCTACCCGTGTGATTGGTTAGCTTTGCGACAGGGTCGGACTCGACGTCTTGCTGGTTTGCGCGGCCGACGTAGCCGATGATGTGCGAGGCTAAATTTGCATAAGGATAGTGGCGCTTGGATGCCGGTTTAACCTCTAAATTTTCTCGCAGAGAAAGCTCGGCTATACGCGGTATCATCTTGTCATAATCCATAAAATCGATAATCTGAATAAAATCTTGATTATAAGGCGAGTCGGCCTTGACGTATTCGCGCTTTAGTTTCGTGACGTTTAAGTCCTCAAACAAATTTTGTAAATTTGCAAGCTCGGCGTCTAAAATCTCCGCCCTCTTGCCGCTTAGATGCGGCTTTAACGCGACGGAAAAACCGAGGCGATTTACTGCCATCGGACGGCCTTTGGCGTCCAAAATCAGTCCTCTAACGGGAGCTAGATACTGCGTTTTTACCGCATTTTGCTCGGCGATCTCTTCGTAAAAGTCGTTTGATTTGACGCTAAGATA of Campylobacter showae contains these proteins:
- the mrdA gene encoding penicillin-binding protein 2, whose amino-acid sequence is MRMRIVFGIIFSVWVLLLVRVYYLSVKSNDFYEEIAEQNAVKTQYLAPVRGLILDAKGRPMAVNRLGFSVALKPHLSGKRAEILDAELANLQNLFEDLNVTKLKREYVKADSPYNQDFIQIIDFMDYDKMIPRIAELSLRENLEVKPASKRHYPYANLASHIIGYVGRANQQDVESDPVAKLTNHTGRSGTERFYNSVLQGQEGVRKVKVNALNQEVEEISVSYPQSSDISLTIDLEMQKYIEEIFGDNAGVIIVMDVKDGSILAAGSFPEYDLNPFVTGLSQAKWDELVKSIDHPFTNKLVNGLYPPGSVIKMGVAMAFLDTGKMSRSDGYFCSGSFELGGRNFRCWNVYGHGFMDMNSAIRESCDDYFYKGSLKVGIDAITPVLERLGFGQKSGVDLPNEFVGIVPGREWKMQKYAQPWYQGETLITSIGQGNFLVTPMQVVRYTGILATGKNIVPHFLRSVNGEEVKFEPEDDILTPFEKKQLPYIQKAMYEVVNHKKGTAHKYFKEAKITLAAKTGTAQVVGISQAEKKRMKEEDMEYLRRSHAWVTTYGPYEEPRYAVTVIIEHGGHGGLAAGPLTAKIFNKLLEMGYIDKKYEITSLADTEAAQKKKN
- the mscL gene encoding large-conductance mechanosensitive channel protein MscL, yielding MSFVKEFKEFAMRGNVIDMAVGVVIGGAFGKIVSSLVGDVIMPIVGVLTGGVNFTDLKFTLKDAVGDTAAVTVNYGSFIQTMVDFTIIAFCIFCVVKAINSLKKPKAEEPKAQEPAPVPEDIALLTEIRDLLKNK
- a CDS encoding Crp/Fnr family transcriptional regulator, whose protein sequence is MLEQIPFFQELNEAELKRLENISILKKYKKGEFLFMEGEESKWLHLLIKGSLKLYKIGPKGKEIFMHQFNGISFVAELANFENIKFPATAIFLTGGEVLKIDYDKFYAEFLSNPRVSLQIIKSLSQKLKIASELIHQELVLNSEAKVASFLVNHADLFNELKHIKIASILNITPETFSRILAKFKTQNLIELDANNKIVNIATSELLEMFEG